The following proteins come from a genomic window of Loxodonta africana isolate mLoxAfr1 chromosome 19, mLoxAfr1.hap2, whole genome shotgun sequence:
- the GSR gene encoding glutathione reductase, mitochondrial, translated as MALLPRLSASTGPSWRRPARASLGFLLPRLGPTAAPRALSRAMASKQEPQPQCPPPAAGAVTSYDYLVIGGGSGGLASARRAAELGARAAVVESHKLGGTCVNVGCVPKKVMWNTAVHSEFMHDHVDYGFQSCDSKFNWSVIKEKRDAYVSRLNTIYQNNLTKAHIDIIHGYGTFTCDPTPTVEVNGKKYTAPHILIATGGVPSRPPESQIPGASLGITSDGFFQLEELPRRSVIVGAGYIAVEIAGILSALGSKTSLMIRHDKVLRTFDSIISSNCTDELENAGIEVLRHSQVKEVKKTSSGLEVSVVTSAPGRKPTVTTILDVDCLLWAIGRDPNSRGLNLNKLGIQTDDKGHIIVDEFQNTSVKGIYAVGDVCGKALLTPVAIAAGRKLAHRLFECKQDSKLDYDNIPTVVFSHPPIGTVGLTEDEAINKYGKENVKTYSTTFTPMYHAVTKRKTKCVMKMVCANKEEKVVGIHMQGIGCDEMLQGFAVAVKMGATKADFDNTVAIHPTSSEELVTLR; from the exons ATGGCCCTGCTGCCCCGGCTGAGCGCGAGCACGGGGCCGAGCTGGCGGCGGCCGGCGCGCGCCTCTCTGGGCTTCCTGCTGCCGCGCCTCGGGCCCACCGCCGCTCCGCGCGCCCTCTCCCGCGCCATGGCGAGCAAGCAGGAGCCGCAGCCGCAGTgcccgccgcccgccgccggCGCTGTGACCTCCTACGACTACCTGGTGATCGGGGGCGGCTCGGGCGGGCTGGCCAGCGCGCGCCGGGCGGCGGAGCTGGGCGCCAGGGCCGCCGTCGTGGAGAGCCACAAACTGGGCGGCACTTGC GTGAATGTTGGATGTGTACCCAAAAAG GTAATGTGGAACACAGCTGTCCACTCTGAATTTATGCATGATCATGTTGATTATGGCTTTCAGAGTTGTGACAGTAAATTCAATTGGAG CGTTATAAAAGAAAAACGGGACGCCTACGTGAGCCGCCTGAACACCATCTACCAGAACAACCTAACCAAG GCCCATATAGATATCATCCATGGCTATGGAACATTCACATGTGATCCCACGCCCACCGTCGAGGTCAATGGGAAAAAATACACCGCTCCTCACATCCTGATCGCCACAGGTGGCGTGCCCTCGCGTCCTCCTGAGAGCCAGATCCCCG GTGCCAGCCTAGGAATAACCAGCGATGGGTTTTTTCAGCTGGAAGAATTGCCTAG GCGCAGTGTCATCGTTGGTGCGGGTTACATTGCTGTGGAGATCGCCGGAATTCTCTCGGCTCTGGGTTCTAAGACATCACTAATGATACGGCACGATAAG GTACTTAGAACTTTTGATTCAATAATCAGTTCAAACTGCACCGACGAGCTGGAGAACGCAGGCATCGAGGTCCTCAGGCACTCCCAG GTCAAGGAAGTTAAAAAGACCTCATCAGGCTTGGAAGTCAGTGTGGTTACTTCAGCTCCTGGTAGGAAACCCACCGTTACCACGATCCTGGATGTTGACTGCCTGCTGTGGGCCATTGGACGGGACCCGAATTCCAGGGGCCTTAATTTAAACAAACTG GGAATTCAGACTGATGACAAAGGTCACATCATAGTAGATGAATTCCAGAATACCAGTGTCAAGGGGATCTACGCAGTTGGGGATGTGTGTGGAAAAGCCCTCCTTACTCCAG TTGCAATAGCTGCTGGCCGCAAACTTGCCCATAGACTTTTTGAATGCAAACAAGATTCCAAATTAGACTATGACAACATCCCCACTGTGGTCTTCAGTCACCCCCCTATTGGGACAGTGGGACTCACAGAAG ATGAGGCCATTAATAAATACGGAAAAGAAAATGTGAAGACCTATTCAACCACCTTTACCCCCATGTATCATGCAgttacaaaaaggaaaacaaaatgcgTGATGAAAATGGTTTGTGCCAACAAAGAGGAGAAG GTAGTTGGGATCCATATGCAAGGAATTGGGTGTGATGAAATGCTGCAAGGTTTTGCTGTTGCAGTTAAAATGGGAGCAACCAAGGCCGACTTTGACAACACAGTTGCCATTCACCCTACCTCTTCAGAAGAACTGGTCACACTTCGCTGA